The following coding sequences are from one Desulfuromonas sp. TF window:
- the lon gene encoding endopeptidase La produces the protein MSEEKEDFIEAELNGNRSEDKDRQEGLVVAAEVLPTALPILPLRPRPAFPGILIPMAITGDIQVAAVKRAMATPSQALGLVLVRNPEDEDAPENLHRIGVVAKILKVIHEEEESVHLLINSLERFTIEEMGQNPKGLFARVRYHYGAELSVNPELKAYSMAIITTLKELVQINPLYSEEIKLFLNRSSMDDPGRLADFAANLTSADGQELQKILETFDVRRRIDRVLVLLKKELEVSKLQTKISKQIEEKVSAQQREFFLKEQLKAIKKELGLEKEGKTAEIEKFEARLKKLKLNDEAERAVREEIEKLRLIEPNSPEYNVTRNYLDWLTILPWGQFSRDSYNLDKARRVLDRDHYGLEDVKDRILEFIAVGKMKGDISGSILLLVGPPGVGKTSVGKSIAGALGRSFYRFSLGGIRDEAEVKGHRRTYIGAMPGKFVQAMKSAGTANPVLMLDEIDKIGASFQGDPASALLEVLDPEQNSAFRDHYLDVPFDLSNVLFVCTANQLDTIPAPLLDRMETIRLSGYILEEKLEIARRYLIPKALEAHGLKKGLVTIRKETLAAIIDGYAREAGVRNLENRIRKIMRKAAREFASGREEKIVVEKKDLTDYLGQPSFVEEEVFEGVPGVVTGLAWTSMGGATLQIEATAMPSKSKGFKQTGQLGNVMVESSEIAYSYAMAHLKTYGAPDDYFDNHFVHLHVPAGATPKDGPSAGVTMTTALLSMITGKPVRKSLGMTGELTLTGRVLPIGGVKEKTIAARRAGLKMLIFPEGNRKDFAELPDYLKEGLEVHFSKDYEDVYRVAFNGRKP, from the coding sequence GTGAGCGAAGAGAAGGAAGATTTCATCGAAGCCGAATTAAACGGAAACAGATCCGAGGACAAAGACCGCCAGGAGGGACTGGTTGTTGCCGCCGAAGTCCTCCCTACCGCTCTGCCGATCCTTCCCCTGAGACCTCGTCCCGCTTTTCCGGGCATCCTCATTCCCATGGCAATCACCGGCGATATTCAAGTGGCCGCCGTCAAGAGAGCGATGGCGACCCCCTCCCAGGCTCTGGGACTGGTCCTGGTTCGGAACCCGGAGGATGAAGACGCGCCGGAGAATCTGCACCGCATCGGAGTGGTGGCCAAGATCCTCAAGGTCATCCATGAGGAGGAAGAGAGCGTCCACCTTCTGATCAACAGCCTCGAGCGCTTCACCATCGAGGAGATGGGGCAGAACCCGAAGGGGCTTTTCGCCCGGGTGCGCTACCACTACGGGGCCGAGCTCTCGGTCAATCCGGAGCTCAAGGCCTACTCCATGGCCATCATCACCACCCTCAAGGAACTGGTCCAGATCAACCCCCTGTACTCCGAGGAGATCAAACTCTTTCTCAACCGCTCCAGCATGGATGATCCCGGGCGGCTGGCGGACTTTGCCGCCAACCTCACCAGCGCGGACGGACAGGAGCTGCAGAAGATTCTAGAGACTTTCGACGTTCGCCGGCGCATTGACCGGGTTCTGGTCCTGCTTAAGAAGGAGCTGGAAGTTTCCAAGCTCCAGACAAAGATCTCCAAACAGATCGAAGAAAAGGTTTCCGCCCAGCAACGGGAGTTCTTTCTCAAGGAACAGCTCAAGGCGATCAAAAAGGAGCTCGGTCTGGAGAAGGAGGGGAAAACCGCGGAGATTGAGAAATTCGAAGCGCGCCTGAAAAAACTGAAGCTCAATGACGAAGCCGAGCGCGCGGTGCGCGAAGAAATCGAGAAGCTGCGCCTGATCGAACCCAACTCCCCCGAATACAACGTCACCCGCAACTACCTGGACTGGCTGACCATCCTCCCCTGGGGGCAATTCAGCAGGGACTCGTACAACCTCGACAAGGCCCGCCGGGTGCTCGACCGCGACCATTACGGCCTGGAGGACGTCAAGGACCGGATTCTCGAATTCATCGCCGTCGGCAAGATGAAGGGCGACATCTCCGGCTCCATCCTCCTCCTCGTCGGCCCTCCCGGGGTCGGCAAGACCTCGGTGGGGAAGAGCATCGCCGGCGCCCTGGGACGATCGTTCTACCGGTTCTCCCTCGGAGGGATACGTGACGAGGCCGAGGTCAAGGGGCACCGCCGCACCTACATCGGCGCCATGCCGGGCAAATTCGTCCAGGCCATGAAGAGCGCCGGCACCGCAAATCCGGTGCTTATGCTCGACGAGATCGACAAGATTGGCGCCTCTTTCCAGGGTGATCCCGCCTCCGCTCTGCTCGAGGTCCTCGATCCGGAGCAGAACTCCGCCTTTCGCGATCACTACCTGGATGTCCCCTTCGATCTCTCCAATGTCCTTTTCGTCTGCACGGCCAACCAGCTCGACACCATACCGGCTCCGCTCCTCGACCGCATGGAGACCATCCGCCTCTCCGGCTACATTCTCGAGGAGAAGCTGGAGATCGCCCGCCGCTACCTGATTCCCAAGGCGCTGGAAGCGCACGGTCTTAAAAAAGGGCTGGTGACCATTCGCAAGGAGACCCTCGCCGCGATCATCGACGGTTACGCCCGCGAGGCCGGGGTGCGCAATCTGGAAAACCGCATTCGCAAGATCATGCGCAAGGCGGCCCGGGAATTCGCTTCCGGCAGGGAGGAGAAAATCGTCGTCGAGAAGAAGGATCTGACCGACTATCTCGGGCAGCCGTCCTTCGTCGAGGAGGAAGTTTTCGAAGGGGTGCCCGGCGTCGTCACCGGACTGGCCTGGACCAGCATGGGCGGAGCAACCCTCCAGATCGAAGCGACCGCCATGCCAAGCAAGAGCAAGGGATTCAAGCAGACCGGGCAGCTCGGCAATGTGATGGTCGAGAGCTCGGAGATCGCCTACTCCTATGCGATGGCCCATCTGAAGACCTACGGAGCCCCGGACGATTACTTCGACAACCATTTCGTCCATCTCCATGTTCCCGCCGGCGCCACGCCCAAGGACGGGCCTTCGGCGGGAGTGACCATGACCACCGCGCTCCTCTCCATGATCACCGGCAAGCCGGTGCGCAAAAGCCTGGGCATGACCGGCGAACTGACCCTCACCGGGCGGGTGCTGCCCATCGGCGGCGTGAAAGAGAAGACCATCGCCGCCCGCCGTGCGGGGCTGAAAATGCTCATCTTCCCCGAGGGGAACAGAAAGGATTTTGCCGAGTTGCCCGATTATCTGAAGGAAGGGCTGGAGGTGCATTTTTCAAAAGATTATGAAGATGTATACCGCGTTGCATTTAACGGGAGAAAACCGTAG
- the gspN gene encoding type II secretion system protein GspN → MKLNRFHRLRTARGKTLPSSSKPKLRFYLGALASLILGLVASLYFFFPVSALEERVEYEINGRTPVEADLMALSLGFPPAMRAETLILKIDQPQPYSLTFDKVSVKPLWHSLFGRNPGVAIHTDILGGAGEGTIRRNGDMEVSIARVIFDTPLPSLTSLRLSGNLKNGELVTTVPAKPTTESRMEVTLENIRVIGLKSVGIGSDTLSLGAVSLRGSGRGNSFKIEQLESEGGDLKVSGGGTLLFGRTVESSRLNLNVILSPTPSLDKEMAELLNLFRQPGRDGSYRFRVTGTVANPVVK, encoded by the coding sequence ATGAAATTAAACCGATTCCATCGCCTTAGAACGGCCCGGGGGAAAACGCTCCCTTCCTCTTCCAAACCGAAGCTCCGCTTTTATCTCGGCGCCCTGGCCTCGCTGATCCTTGGCCTTGTGGCAAGCCTGTATTTCTTCTTTCCCGTCTCCGCCCTGGAGGAACGCGTCGAATATGAAATCAACGGGCGCACGCCGGTGGAAGCGGACCTGATGGCGCTCTCCCTCGGATTCCCCCCCGCAATGAGAGCAGAAACGCTTATTCTCAAAATCGATCAGCCGCAGCCGTACTCGCTGACCTTCGACAAAGTCTCGGTCAAACCGCTCTGGCATTCCCTGTTCGGTAGGAATCCCGGCGTGGCGATCCATACCGATATACTGGGCGGGGCGGGGGAAGGGACCATTCGCCGAAACGGAGACATGGAAGTCAGCATCGCCCGGGTCATCTTTGACACCCCCCTGCCTTCGCTCACCAGTCTCCGTCTTTCAGGGAATCTGAAAAATGGGGAACTCGTCACCACGGTGCCGGCGAAGCCGACGACGGAATCACGGATGGAGGTCACTCTCGAGAACATCAGGGTCATCGGGCTCAAATCCGTCGGCATCGGCAGCGACACCCTTTCCCTTGGCGCCGTTTCCCTGCGGGGCTCAGGGAGGGGGAACTCCTTCAAAATCGAGCAGCTCGAATCCGAGGGAGGCGACCTCAAGGTTTCCGGCGGAGGAACCCTTCTTTTCGGCCGAACCGTCGAAAGCAGCAGACTCAATCTCAATGTGATCCTCTCCCCGACCCCGTCCCTGGACAAGGAGATGGCGGAATTGCTCAACCTGTTCCGGCAACCCGGCCGCGATGGTTCTTACCGGTTCAGGGTCACGGGCACCGTGGCGAATCCTGTCGTCAAATAG
- the gspM gene encoding type II secretion system protein GspM, translating to MFDLSQLSRRDRTALIVGGIAVLITVVVFGLILPYQGAMSRLDARIAARQKQVREVDALQQEYRVLQRQLAEAQTRLAKSKGFSLFSFIESQTTQVATKENLIYMRPQQTATREGRQEESVEIKLEKLSLDQLVRFLFSVESADAYLQVKNLRVRTRFDDPALLDTTMTISSFGGSA from the coding sequence ATGTTTGATCTATCCCAACTGAGCCGGCGCGACCGCACGGCCCTGATCGTCGGCGGCATTGCCGTGCTGATTACCGTCGTGGTCTTCGGTCTCATCCTTCCCTACCAGGGGGCGATGTCCCGACTGGACGCCCGAATCGCCGCTCGCCAAAAGCAGGTCCGGGAAGTGGACGCCCTGCAGCAGGAATACCGGGTGCTGCAGCGGCAGCTTGCCGAGGCGCAGACCCGCCTGGCCAAGTCCAAGGGTTTCTCACTCTTCTCCTTTATCGAATCGCAGACTACCCAAGTCGCCACCAAGGAAAACCTCATCTACATGAGACCCCAGCAGACCGCCACGCGGGAGGGCCGCCAGGAGGAATCGGTGGAAATCAAACTGGAGAAGCTGAGCCTGGATCAGCTGGTCCGTTTCCTCTTCAGCGTCGAATCGGCGGATGCCTATCTGCAGGTCAAGAACCTGCGGGTGCGCACCCGTTTCGACGATCCCGCTCTGCTCGATACCACCATGACCATCTCCTCCTTCGGAGGCAGTGCATGA
- the gspL gene encoding type II secretion system protein GspL → MERRTIGIHIDGDTLRIAILAQDDQRLIALGKQRFGSTEEMAAAVHEIVGSTSIFGDRLATALPALGTFVRRLKFPFADTRKIESTLSFELSSQLPVSIDEYAVDFQAPVPAEENLYRVTAAAVSIDALEKIVEVFDRADIPVHIVDLAPFAFVRGLREHIPDGILASLGVRETTIALVTAGRVSDYRVIPASPAATVQETARMLLRESASLQHEAHTGGPSLTLIGPEVTPELLDILRPGTRRVEIPRFTLDHREVEPEYLPAVALALRAAMSAKQREFNFRRGRYALKNEWSTLKREMIAAASILLLSILIVAGTGYLNYAHKAARAEQLQQQMVTAFRETFPGAAPMVDIPLQMRSKITELRQQAWQIGSGPQGSVLRVLQEISSSIPAEVTLDIRDMNFSAESVRLEGVSTSFEAINQIARSLEQSPLFAQAQIADAKMSLDGTRVDFRLNLSFAKPG, encoded by the coding sequence ATGGAACGACGGACGATTGGCATCCATATCGACGGGGACACCCTGCGCATCGCCATCCTCGCCCAGGACGACCAGCGGCTGATCGCCCTGGGGAAGCAGAGATTCGGCAGTACCGAGGAGATGGCGGCGGCGGTGCATGAAATCGTCGGCAGCACCAGCATCTTCGGCGACCGGCTGGCGACCGCCCTGCCGGCGCTGGGGACCTTCGTGCGCCGGCTCAAATTCCCCTTTGCCGATACCCGAAAGATAGAGTCCACCCTCTCCTTCGAGCTCTCCTCGCAGTTGCCGGTGTCCATCGACGAGTACGCCGTCGACTTCCAGGCGCCGGTTCCCGCCGAGGAGAATCTGTACCGGGTCACCGCCGCAGCGGTGAGCATCGATGCCCTGGAGAAAATTGTCGAGGTTTTCGACAGGGCCGATATTCCGGTGCATATCGTCGACCTGGCTCCCTTCGCCTTTGTGCGCGGGCTGCGCGAGCATATTCCGGACGGAATCCTGGCCAGCCTGGGAGTCCGGGAGACCACCATCGCCCTGGTGACGGCCGGGCGGGTGAGCGACTACCGGGTAATTCCCGCCTCCCCTGCAGCGACCGTTCAGGAGACCGCCCGCATGCTTCTGCGGGAGAGCGCCTCCCTGCAGCACGAAGCGCATACGGGCGGCCCGTCCCTGACCCTCATCGGCCCCGAGGTCACCCCGGAATTGTTGGACATCCTGCGCCCGGGCACGCGGAGAGTGGAAATCCCCCGTTTCACGCTGGACCACCGGGAGGTCGAGCCGGAATATCTTCCGGCGGTTGCCTTGGCCCTGCGGGCGGCGATGTCGGCCAAGCAGCGGGAATTCAATTTCCGCCGCGGCCGCTACGCTCTGAAAAATGAATGGTCGACCCTGAAAAGGGAAATGATCGCCGCGGCCTCCATCCTTCTTCTCTCCATCCTGATCGTGGCCGGAACCGGTTACCTGAACTACGCGCACAAGGCAGCACGGGCCGAGCAATTGCAGCAGCAGATGGTGACGGCCTTCCGGGAAACGTTTCCCGGAGCCGCCCCCATGGTGGACATCCCCCTGCAGATGCGCAGTAAAATCACCGAGCTGCGCCAGCAGGCCTGGCAGATCGGCAGCGGACCACAGGGTTCGGTTCTGAGGGTGCTTCAGGAAATCTCGAGCAGCATCCCCGCCGAGGTGACCCTGGATATAAGGGATATGAATTTCTCGGCGGAATCGGTCCGCCTTGAGGGAGTATCCACCTCCTTTGAAGCCATCAACCAGATCGCCCGCAGCCTGGAGCAGTCCCCTCTTTTTGCCCAGGCCCAGATCGCAGACGCGAAGATGAGTCTGGATGGAACCCGGGTCGACTTCCGTCTCAACCTCTCCTTCGCCAAACCAGGATAA
- the gspK gene encoding type II secretion system minor pseudopilin GspK — MVLLLVLVVVALLSALLTEWAFSTHVDMRLTETFRDSTRAWYLGKGGVEAGRMILQNDTNAWDHPSELWGQGIPGYPIGENGSVFITIEDLDGKLNLNTLVSAGGNPNTVMIRRLYRLFDILGLQSPGDLTAAVVDWIDEPGNVYDQIIFEDNSTLPVTGAEDAYYQGLDSPYPAANTAMISIEELSMVRGFTPEVLAVVLPHISVNGSANLNLNTATPELLQAWDKDVSTQAIDEILLARETAPFESADDVKDILTLDDWTALNRNIDVTVAGETFRITSLGRVGDGARQVTAVVSGNGKDIYYMKVD; from the coding sequence ATGGTGCTGCTGCTGGTCCTTGTGGTGGTGGCTCTGCTTTCGGCTCTGCTGACGGAATGGGCCTTCTCCACCCATGTTGACATGCGGCTCACGGAGACCTTCCGCGACAGCACCCGTGCCTGGTATCTGGGGAAGGGGGGCGTGGAGGCGGGACGGATGATCCTGCAGAACGACACCAATGCCTGGGATCATCCGAGCGAACTCTGGGGGCAGGGCATCCCAGGCTATCCGATTGGTGAAAACGGCTCCGTATTCATCACCATCGAGGACCTGGACGGAAAGCTCAATCTCAACACCCTGGTCAGTGCCGGCGGGAACCCGAACACGGTCATGATCCGCCGGCTCTACCGTCTCTTCGACATCCTCGGTCTTCAATCCCCCGGGGACCTGACGGCGGCCGTGGTGGACTGGATCGATGAACCGGGGAACGTGTACGACCAGATCATCTTCGAGGATAACAGCACCTTGCCGGTCACGGGCGCAGAAGATGCCTACTACCAGGGGCTGGATTCCCCCTATCCTGCGGCGAACACGGCCATGATCTCGATCGAGGAACTGTCCATGGTGAGAGGGTTCACCCCCGAGGTGTTGGCTGTCGTACTCCCCCACATTTCGGTGAACGGATCGGCAAACCTGAACCTGAACACCGCTACCCCCGAACTTCTGCAGGCCTGGGACAAGGACGTTTCGACCCAGGCCATCGATGAAATCCTCCTCGCCCGGGAGACGGCTCCCTTCGAAAGCGCTGATGACGTGAAGGATATTTTGACCCTTGACGACTGGACGGCCCTGAACCGCAACATCGATGTGACAGTGGCCGGGGAAACATTCCGCATCACCTCCCTGGGAAGGGTCGGCGACGGCGCCCGGCAGGTCACTGCTGTGGTCAGCGGCAACGGCAAGGACATCTACTACATGAAGGTGGATTGA
- a CDS encoding type II secretion system protein GspJ, with protein sequence MRTQNGFTLLEVLVAVTVTVLLMTAVYGVFTSVSGAKQRLEAEGESYHQTRVLYDRLGRELRGTYWRQANRQTRFMAGRTRDNYTFLELTTTAGTPFGGRRGAISVVRYELRPDTEAEEPDTWVLMRDEYTTFDVLLQDREGYPLARGIREMTFRFYGNGQWEDEWDSSVRDGLPQMVEVSITMPSGEQSVPFRSNFDVPQ encoded by the coding sequence TTGAGGACACAGAATGGATTCACCCTTCTGGAGGTGCTGGTTGCGGTCACCGTCACCGTCCTGCTGATGACGGCGGTGTACGGCGTCTTCACCTCCGTCAGCGGTGCGAAACAGCGACTGGAAGCGGAAGGTGAAAGCTATCATCAGACCCGGGTTCTCTATGACCGCCTCGGCCGCGAACTGCGGGGGACCTACTGGCGGCAGGCGAACCGCCAGACCCGCTTCATGGCAGGCCGCACTCGAGACAACTATACCTTCCTGGAGCTGACCACCACCGCAGGGACCCCCTTCGGCGGCCGTCGCGGCGCCATTTCCGTCGTCCGCTATGAGCTGCGTCCCGACACTGAGGCGGAGGAGCCGGACACCTGGGTGCTGATGCGCGACGAATACACCACCTTCGATGTACTGCTTCAGGATCGCGAAGGTTACCCGCTGGCCAGAGGCATCCGGGAGATGACTTTCCGGTTTTACGGAAACGGGCAATGGGAAGACGAATGGGACTCCTCCGTCCGGGACGGTCTGCCGCAGATGGTGGAGGTGAGCATCACCATGCCCAGCGGGGAGCAATCGGTTCCGTTTCGTTCCAACTTCGACGTGCCGCAATGA
- the gspI gene encoding type II secretion system minor pseudopilin GspI: MKPETCNIAVPGSKFDTGTAGFTLLEVMVALAIVAIALVALMGLGNRSIAVNAHLQKITQATLLAQQRMTEVEIQAAGGALLVLNEEGVFDEPFAEFRWRLDYEDTPLPNLQIVTVTVAWGDESRNELVDLNSFIFR; this comes from the coding sequence TTGAAACCTGAAACCTGCAACATCGCCGTTCCAGGATCGAAGTTCGATACTGGAACAGCGGGCTTCACCCTGCTGGAAGTCATGGTCGCCCTGGCGATTGTCGCCATTGCCCTGGTTGCCCTGATGGGGCTCGGCAACCGCAGCATTGCCGTAAACGCTCATCTGCAGAAGATCACTCAGGCCACATTGCTGGCTCAGCAGCGCATGACCGAGGTTGAAATCCAGGCGGCTGGCGGCGCTTTACTGGTACTGAATGAAGAAGGTGTATTCGATGAGCCTTTTGCCGAATTCCGGTGGCGGTTAGACTACGAAGACACTCCCTTGCCGAATCTCCAGATCGTGACGGTCACCGTCGCCTGGGGGGATGAGTCACGCAACGAGTTGGTCGATCTCAACTCTTTCATTTTCCGATGA
- the gspG gene encoding type II secretion system major pseudopilin GspG: protein MKQTEKSIVRNDKGFTLIEIMVVVVILGILAGIVVPRLLDRPEEARRTKAATDIRGVEQSLAMYKLDNGFYPTTEQGLQALVTKPETGRIPSRYREGGYLNKVPVDPWGNTYVYLSPGIHGDVDVISYGSDGQPGGEGSDADVNSWEIE from the coding sequence ATGAAGCAAACCGAGAAATCCATCGTAAGGAATGACAAAGGCTTCACCCTGATCGAAATCATGGTCGTGGTAGTCATCCTCGGCATTCTGGCCGGGATTGTCGTGCCGCGCCTGCTGGACCGGCCGGAGGAAGCCCGGCGGACGAAGGCGGCCACGGACATCCGGGGGGTCGAACAGTCCCTGGCCATGTACAAACTGGACAACGGCTTTTACCCCACCACCGAACAGGGACTTCAAGCCCTGGTGACCAAGCCGGAAACCGGCCGCATTCCCTCCAGGTATCGGGAGGGCGGCTACCTGAACAAGGTTCCCGTCGATCCATGGGGAAACACCTACGTCTATCTGTCACCCGGAATCCATGGCGATGTTGATGTCATTTCCTATGGCTCCGACGGCCAACCCGGGGGCGAGGGGAGCGATGCCGACGTTAACAGCTGGGAGATCGAGTAA
- the gspF gene encoding type II secretion system inner membrane protein GspF: MPLFEYSGLNAAGKKVSGSVEGTGRRAVLQNLRSRGIFPTELREEKAAAPGRSAARLRLVRKVPIGELATATRQLATLLGAGLPLDEALGTVASQLEHERLARAYSTVRDEVTQGESLHDAFGRHPRIFPVLYVNMVQVGENTGTLDKVLQRLADFMEDQARMRSKINAAMAYPILMALIGTGVLFFLFAFVVPKVVRMLEDLGQALPLPTLVLISTSNFLAQWWWLLLTLLALGMFTLQRYASTEAGRLRLDRLALTFPLFGRLNLLVATARFTRTLGTLLRSGVPLLKALEITQNLMQNRVLRQAVEDTGAAVREGEGLAPPIRRSGVFPPMVAQMAAVGERSGELEDMLFRVADTYEHQVDMTLNGLLSMLEPVMILLMGGVVGFIVLAILLPIFQASQGMG; this comes from the coding sequence ATGCCTCTTTTTGAATATTCCGGCCTCAACGCCGCCGGGAAGAAGGTTTCAGGCTCCGTCGAGGGGACTGGTCGGCGGGCGGTCCTGCAGAATCTGCGGTCCCGGGGCATATTTCCCACTGAGCTGCGGGAGGAAAAAGCCGCGGCGCCGGGCCGGAGCGCCGCCCGGCTGCGCCTGGTCCGGAAGGTGCCCATCGGCGAACTGGCCACGGCCACACGGCAGCTGGCGACCCTGCTCGGAGCCGGCCTGCCGCTGGACGAAGCCCTGGGGACCGTCGCCAGCCAGCTCGAACACGAGCGGCTGGCCAGGGCCTACAGCACCGTCAGGGATGAGGTGACTCAAGGGGAATCGCTGCACGACGCTTTCGGCCGTCATCCCCGAATTTTCCCCGTCCTTTACGTCAACATGGTGCAGGTGGGCGAGAACACCGGCACACTGGACAAGGTGCTGCAGCGGTTGGCGGACTTCATGGAAGATCAGGCACGGATGCGCAGCAAGATCAACGCGGCCATGGCCTATCCCATTCTCATGGCCCTCATCGGCACCGGAGTTCTTTTTTTCCTCTTTGCCTTTGTCGTCCCCAAGGTGGTGCGCATGCTCGAGGACCTAGGGCAGGCCCTGCCCCTGCCGACCTTGGTCCTGATCAGCACCAGCAACTTTCTGGCACAGTGGTGGTGGCTGCTGTTGACGCTGCTGGCCTTGGGAATGTTCACCCTGCAGCGCTACGCGAGCACCGAGGCCGGACGGCTGCGCCTGGACCGGCTGGCCCTCACCTTTCCCCTCTTTGGCCGGCTCAACCTCCTGGTGGCCACCGCCCGCTTCACCCGCACCCTGGGGACCCTGCTGCGCAGCGGGGTGCCGCTGCTCAAGGCCCTGGAGATTACACAGAATCTCATGCAGAACCGGGTGCTGCGCCAGGCTGTCGAGGATACCGGAGCGGCGGTGCGCGAGGGGGAAGGACTGGCGCCCCCTATCCGCCGTTCCGGGGTATTCCCACCCATGGTCGCCCAGATGGCGGCGGTAGGAGAACGCAGCGGCGAGCTGGAGGACATGCTTTTCCGCGTCGCCGACACCTACGAACATCAGGTCGACATGACCCTGAACGGGCTGCTTTCGATGCTGGAGCCGGTGATGATCCTTCTTATGGGTGGAGTCGTCGGTTTCATCGTCCTGGCCATTCTTCTCCCCATCTTCCAGGCGAGCCAGGGGATGGGGTAA
- the gspE gene encoding type II secretion system ATPase GspE: MNQWKLLGEILQQEHGLAGETIEEALAAQKTSGRRIGEILLGMKAITAEELGIALAAQQGLDFLKSIPDDAANAELLELIPIAFAKEYKIFPMNRVVGRLNVAVADPSDTRPLNDLASLTGSCVEAAVATPEEILRAINRSYERQAGQTEEFIEDIEGGSEALAAGFEPTDLLDTSDEAPIIRFVNSLITQAYKQRASDIHIEPFERELIARYRIDGILYEVLRPPHRAQASIISRIKIMANLNIAEKRLPQDGRFRVRIAGKDVDVRVSTLPTAFGERVVMRLLDKASNVLTLEEIGMDPPMLRLINNMITKSHGIFLVTGPTGSGKTTTLYASLTRLNSREKNIITVEDPIEYQLPGVGQIQVNPKIDLTFAAGLRSILRQDPDIIMVGEIRDGETAEIAVQSALTGHMVFSTLHTNDAASALTRLVEMGIEPFLAASSIVGIMAQRLVRQICPRCKESYRPTPEMLREMGLAASVPEGVEFYRGAGCSQCMDIGYRGRTGIYELMTVDEQVRDLLLQNKDSASIKSAAVKKGMKTLRDAGLALALAGQTSIEEILRVTQEEV; the protein is encoded by the coding sequence ATGAACCAGTGGAAACTCCTCGGCGAGATCCTGCAACAGGAGCACGGCCTCGCCGGTGAAACGATTGAAGAAGCTCTCGCCGCCCAGAAAACATCCGGCCGCCGGATCGGGGAGATCCTCCTGGGGATGAAGGCGATCACCGCCGAGGAGCTGGGCATCGCCCTGGCGGCGCAGCAGGGGCTCGACTTTCTGAAGAGCATTCCCGACGACGCCGCCAATGCCGAACTGCTCGAACTCATCCCCATCGCCTTTGCCAAGGAGTACAAGATCTTCCCCATGAACCGGGTGGTCGGACGGCTGAACGTCGCCGTCGCCGACCCCTCCGACACCCGTCCGCTGAATGACCTGGCCTCCCTCACCGGCTCCTGCGTGGAGGCGGCCGTCGCCACCCCCGAGGAGATCCTGCGGGCCATCAACCGCAGCTATGAGCGGCAGGCGGGGCAGACGGAGGAGTTCATCGAGGACATCGAAGGCGGCAGCGAAGCCCTGGCCGCCGGCTTCGAACCGACCGACCTTCTGGACACCTCCGACGAGGCGCCGATCATCCGCTTTGTCAACAGCCTGATCACCCAAGCCTACAAGCAGCGCGCCAGCGACATCCATATCGAACCCTTCGAGAGGGAGCTGATCGCCCGCTACCGCATCGACGGCATCCTCTATGAGGTGCTGCGCCCGCCCCACCGGGCCCAGGCGAGCATCATCAGCCGCATCAAGATCATGGCCAACCTGAACATCGCCGAGAAACGCCTGCCTCAGGACGGCCGTTTCCGGGTGCGCATCGCCGGCAAGGACGTGGACGTGCGCGTCTCCACTCTCCCCACCGCCTTCGGCGAGCGGGTGGTCATGCGTCTGCTGGACAAGGCCTCCAATGTCCTCACCCTGGAAGAGATCGGCATGGACCCGCCCATGCTGCGGCTGATCAACAACATGATCACCAAGAGCCACGGCATCTTTCTGGTCACCGGCCCCACCGGCTCGGGAAAGACCACCACCCTTTACGCCTCGCTGACCCGGCTCAACAGCCGGGAGAAGAACATCATCACCGTCGAGGACCCCATCGAATATCAGTTGCCGGGGGTGGGGCAGATCCAGGTCAACCCCAAGATCGACCTGACCTTCGCCGCCGGCCTGCGATCGATCCTGCGCCAGGACCCGGACATCATCATGGTCGGCGAGATCCGCGACGGCGAGACGGCGGAGATCGCCGTGCAGTCGGCCCTCACCGGACACATGGTCTTCTCCACCCTGCATACCAACGACGCCGCCAGCGCCCTCACCCGTCTGGTGGAGATGGGGATCGAGCCCTTCCTGGCGGCCTCCTCCATCGTCGGCATCATGGCCCAGCGCCTGGTGCGTCAGATCTGTCCCCGTTGCAAGGAGAGCTACCGCCCTACCCCCGAGATGCTCCGGGAGATGGGATTGGCGGCGTCCGTACCTGAAGGGGTTGAATTTTATCGCGGCGCCGGTTGCAGCCAGTGCATGGACATCGGCTACCGCGGCCGCACCGGCATCTATGAGCTGATGACGGTAGATGAGCAGGTGCGCGACCTGCTTCTGCAGAACAAGGACTCGGCTTCCATCAAGAGCGCCGCCGTGAAAAAGGGAATGAAGACCCTGCGCGACGCCGGCCTGGCCCTCGCCCTGGCCGGGCAAACCTCGATCGAGGAGATCCTGCGGGTGACCCAAGAGGAAGTTTGA